Sequence from the Kogia breviceps isolate mKogBre1 chromosome X, mKogBre1 haplotype 1, whole genome shotgun sequence genome:
ATGTGTGGAAAAGCAGAGACCAGGGTGGTCATGAGACaagcatttaaaatgcatttatataaTAATTACACATACAGATGGTCATGAAACCACACTAGTTTATCATGGGACATGTGAAGTATTGATTCATTTTCTTGggcattataatttttttcacaattaaGTGAGACTATGGATTTTGGAAACTGCTACTCTTAGTACGTCTTGGTACCTGCAGGGCAATGACTCTAGAGGTATAACAAGTTGGCTCAACTTTCACATTCCTTGAAATGATTTGAATTaaactgaaatatttaatttatcaGGAAGAAATAGGGGAGACATTATAAAGTTACTCTATATGAATAACTTTCacaaagttaaaatttaattttaagtagtTTTCTACAATAGTTGTTTATaagtatgtaatacagtattgtaaTTTACATGACATTTCTCATTACCAGTAAAACAGTTACACTTACAGTCATTATAATTAACTAAGTAATGTTAAAAGAGCCAGATAGCAAGCATGTTCAAGGAACTTGACATTATTGGAGGTACCAGAGATTCTGTACTGAGTAAATGGGAATGCTAAATTTTaacagaaatcttttaaaaatattgcctaTATATTAAATATCTAAGAATTATACTAATTTGAAATGCTAAATAGAGCATAAGCCTCTTCTAAATACCTTTACACTAAGGAATACTTCAAATAATACAGTAATTTAATGCACATACATAATAGACGAAATCCTATCCACACTTTGCAAGGTAAAATGATACACAATGAAGCATTTGAATGAGAATCCAGGAAACATATGTTATGTTGTGATTATAAAGGTCCTTTATACTCCCTTTTAGCCCCAAGaaatcatgctttaaaaaaaattatgttagtACTGTTAGTAAGTCATAAGCAGCTTAAAGAATACAATGTAAAATTGGGACACATCATTCCTTCCTCAATAAATTTAATGTACACCAAATTTGAGGCATTTAGTTATTTGTGTAGGAAACTGATTAATCAACATATTGTGAAGAATGAATTAAAGGCCAAATTACTCAAAGCAATGAAATATATTCAGTAATTTAATGCCAGAGAAATTACGTAGATCTATTTAGCTGTTTGACTCTAGTAGCTTATATTTTCCAAGGTAGTttcaaaattaagataaaatctttcaaaatatccTATTTAAATCCTTGTCTCTACTCATATATGAACAGAATTACATTTCACTATATAAGAAACATCagtactttttttccccaaaatatcaGGGAGTATAAAGAACTTTACATTCTTCttttgataaaaatagaaaaagaaacttctttgtttttcagtatttatagaaaaaaaaaaaacatgattacaacaaaaataatttttttaatgattaaagtAGTGGAACAACATGATTACAATCAACATAAAAAtcccattaaaattattttatatcatcTAACTTTTCAGCAGAGTGAtggataattataattattttctcaaCAACACTATAGTAgtgaatattttccaaaaaatgaaaaagtgttttttttgttgttgttgctgtttgtatttttgatattaaagAAAATCTCTTGCCCTTGGATACCTTTCAGAGGGTAGCTTGGATAGTTCAGTTTCACCTCCAAACTCCCAGAGATGATGTTTAAATTCTTCAGCAATCAGACAGGGCAAGTAATTCCATGTTTCATGATTGATACATTAACCATCAGTTTGTACATCAAGACACATTATATTACATCACACTTGTTGGCATTCAGAGGAAGCAAATTGAGAAACAGCatgataaaacatttattttttttatcacactgcacttttccttccacaaatttaaaatttcaattgcAAGATTACAGCTAAAAAGTAAGCATGGGGTTCAGTGGGACATAATTTTtaaggtggtttttgttttgcttgcttTTATAGTGGGAAATCCAGGTTACAAGATAAATGATCTTAGCCAAATTTTGAAATCACAAATCATTGAAGTTTTTTGGAAGGGGAATAGAATTATGTTGTTCCTAGAAAGTTATATCTCACTGTAGATTTCAATAGTTGATGTCCTGGAATCAGTCTAGGACAAGAAAAATAACATGTTAACAAAATCAGATGGTTGTGTTCTAGGAGTCTTAGTTGCCAAGCATGCTACATGGCTAAAATTCACATTGCTAAAATACAGATGCACAATATCAAGGTTATGGAATGTAACAGTAGTAAATACCAAGCCTATTCCAAGCTAACTCAGACTCCTCTTACCATTTTGAATCCATGTATAATACCTACACTCATGTAACcatgaattatttctttttgaaatgaagTACTTCAAATACATGAGTAAGACAGTGACTTGTACACAGAAGGCCCTTTCAAAataataagttcatttttgttcccttatttttcaaatgtatagTCTTCACAATATTTTAATGGAAGAACTGTGTTAAGCAAGATTTCGTTTTGGCATTGTATCTCTTTTATACGGCAATTATCAAAATTGATTCTGAAATGATTATTCTTATTGTTTTTCTAGAATTGCACCAAACACTATCTGCTTGCTCTCAAAGACATTAATATAAAATACACCGTAAGatcatcttttaaatttcatgttttaatttctactataatatatgcatataaaaatgCCTTCCAGAATACTTGTaaaaatttatatcaaagagGATCCTCATATTCCCCAGTTATAAATGTTTTTGTGCAATAGATACATTTCTATCTAACTAATGTTCCATATTTTTTCAGAACACGAGtcagaaaaaaaactgtagaaaatatttgattccctttttaaaaacatgaatttttaaaataaatcccctTATACCTTACTGCCTCCTAGAACCATTTAATTTCTTCACTTTCATATTTCTATTCAGATGAGTAATGAACTAAGCAGATATATCACCCTAAACCctccttttgaaaatatatttatcaatttgtttaaaaTCAATTGAATATAATTCTGCCTTCTGATAACAGTAATATTTTATTCCACTGTCAGAATTTCCTTAAGGaacaatgaatttttattttactggctGACACTTTCCCCCATTTTGTATGatgcttctttaaaaagaagacacctactgtatttgaatttttataaatacatGAGTTCTTTTTCAGTGCTCACTTAACTTTTTAGCATTCTGCAACATCAGTGAATATAAGATGCCTCTCCTGGCATTAATCAGAAATTGAAGCGTATACAGAAAGGGTGAATAACATTGCAAATGTAGCACAAAATACAAGGATTCGAATTATTTTTAGTATCACATTAGTCTGCCTAAGTTCACCAATTCATGTCCAGAAGATATTTAGTAATTAATCTGAAACATCTGTGAACCAATGacataaaatatacaatttacctatttttttaagatgagaaaaaatagaataagtCATCTGAGAACTCATTGATTCTAAGATACTCCTTTTAGCTAATAAAAACTGAATGATAACCAAGAATTTATTCTCATTAGCATTTACTTTCCTTATTTTGCCTAtcttatgaaattattttctgtgtttaggaaaagatttcttagataaataaaataaaatacccgaatgaaaaagttattaattttattgactttCTAGGGattacaaaatatcaaaataaaaaaacaataaaagaggaagatatttggaaaacacttcaattttttccttcatctatGCCTTACTTACTGTATGTTCATGTCCTCATGTAAAATAAGTCTAGCTCTTAAAATATCTCCATGCTTTCAAAAACAGTTGAAACCAGAATTTGCTCTTCTAACTAACTTCACAAACCAATCTATTAAAAATGATGCTCTGCAAAAGTGATTCACAAACCCCACCCTttgtatagatttttaaatgagtcACAAATTTAGCCCTGGGAAAAGTGCTATTAGGATATACAACACACATAAAGTGCTATTCATAAAGAATACTTTTCTGTTGAGAAATGTTTCCAAAAAAACCGAATGATAGCAATGAGAATTAGAAAATGAGAGCaccctttttaatagttaaataaaaacaaaaacataccatGATGAGATATTAGGTACCTGTTATGTTTGCCACCCATTTAATATCCACCTTGGTCAGAAACCATGGGGCTCATGTGAACTGTAGAAATAACCACTGCCCTAATTCAAGGCATAACAGAAACTCTCCACAAAGAGAGTAGGGTTCTATTTTACCATTTGCGATAGCATAATTATGAACCTATTGTAACAAAAATGCACCCACAACTGAATTAGTATCTTACTTTCACTGTGTGATTAAGAGAAAAAGGTTAACATTATTGTATAATTTAACTATGCAAATCCATGAGTGACCTTGATTCttaaaagtatttcttaaattatGGTAAATTATTTTCAGTGTTATTTTGAATCCTGATAGACTTCTTTAATATCTCTAACTTTGGTGAGAGGAAACCTATTCTGACCTTCACATTACTACTATTTAATTAAGCCTAAATAGGTTTTCAAAAGCTTTATTCACTTAAACTGATATGAAGACCTTCTTAAGAGTAACacagacaaaataataaaatcaacatGCTGCATGACTTCCAGAGAAAAAATGTAGATAAATTCTATCTCTTGACtttattaaggaaataaaaatacttaaatcaTTTAATTTAGTTATGAATTTCTAGAtacatttttaatcatttctccATGGAATACAGATAAAAAAGACTGCATATACTcttgttttcataaatttattgggTTTTAAATTATTGTATACAGATATCTTGGGTCTTAATATGTGCATAGTTTCCTTCAGGCCCATTAGAGAAAGCAATcatatttcattttccaaaagtCATTATCTCTTAAGAATGTCCCCTGAAGGTTTCTTAATACCTTGCATGAATATGCAAATACTCAAATGGATGTCTAAAGTAGAGATCTCATATATATTTCATTCTCTGGCTTGAAGGTGAGAGTGAGTTAGTGTGACTTCATTTTCCTAATCCCATTCTTGCTACATTGTGTTAATACAGATTTATGAACCAGAATAATGGTGAGTTCCTAATCTGAAAATGACACTCTCTTTTCATTGTGGGGGTTTGGGGGAATGGTGGGTAGGGAGGATATCTTGATGCTATTTGATTATCTTGGGTAGGCATAGATTTTCCCAAGTGAAGCTGGAAGTCTCAATACCATTAAGTATTAAGGCCTGCTTATCAGATTCCAAAAGGCTTTACTGTGATGTATCTAGCCATGACTGTTTTGATCCTATGCACACAATTGTACTGAAGACAGTGTCGTGACCTTTTATTTTGGAGTTTTTCCAGTATATTCTCTAGCAAGAAGTGTCATACTGCCATCTACAGACAACACTGTCCCTATTATAATCATCATTCCTCACCCAATTTTCCTCCAATCAGGAGTCATTTTGTTCTGATTTTCTACCAAACTTAAAATGAATCCATATATCTATTCAGATACTTCTGCAGAATATGATCATTTTGATCCCATGTTGAGTCAGTAGATTCTGTAAAGTCCTACTTcaactgaaaataattaaaaaaaaaataaagttagaaaggTTACTTAGAAACTTGGATTACCTACCGGTCTGGTGTGTACAGACACAGGGGTCTTGAAAGTTGTCACTGGATAGCTGCACTCAGAAACGCTGTAGGGATCAGAACTGCTGGAGGAACACTTGGAGATGGAATCACAGCCCACGAAGGTGTTATCAAGAGGCAGTTCCTGGATGATGTGGTGCTTCGAATTCAGGGGAGTTTCTGGCTGGATCTGGAAGGCAGGCTGTGGAGAGGCAGATTTGTAGTGCCGGGCCAAATCAGGGCTGTCAGGCTTGAAAGTAGTAGGTGTAGTGCCCCAGTTGTACTTGCCCACGGTTTGCTCTTCCAGTTCAATGGGAAGGTCTAGTGTGACACTGTTTCCATCATTGTCAGCATCATCTTCCTTAGTTTCTTCAATAGTAACAAAGTTAAGCAGCAAGTTCTTGGGGGtatgcttcttcttcttcttcttcttcttcttcttcttcatcattATCATCTGCCTGTTTTCTGGGTTTGGAGTAACCCATTCGgaattctgcttgtttttctgaGCAGCCTTAAGGTGTGGTGATTGGCGGCATCTTACTACAGCAGTGATGAAAATAACAAGGATGACAGTTATGGTGCCTGCAACAATGGCAACCACAATCTTGACATAGTCACTGGATGGTGAGGATGTATCAGCTGTCTCAATATTTTGGGTCACTGGTGTTTCAATGTTTTTGCGCACCAATTCATAAATCAGTGTAGCATTGGTCACTGACTCATTCACAAATAGATTAACATTTACAACATTGAAGAGAGAATCAGGTTGTCCTAAGTCCTTAGCTTTGACTACCAGTTTGTGTAAACCAAGGTCTGCAAGGACACATTTCTCCTTCAGTGTAATGTTGCCTGTTGTTTGGTCAATCATAAACAGACCTTTTGTGTTTCCTCCTACAATGCTGTAATGAAGCTCTGCATTCATGCCAGTGTCATTGTCAATAGCAACTACCGTGAAGACCACTGTGCCTGGATTAGTGGATGGCAGAACCAATTCAAAGGAATAGTTTGAAGAAGGGACTACAAAAACTGGTTTGTTGTCATTGACATCAACCACATTTATGGTGACTTTGGCAGTTGAAGAACGTGATACCCTACCACCATCCTCAGCCTTTACATAGAAAgtataagattcttttttttctctatcaaAGGAAATATTCGGTTGGATGACACCAGTCTGTGGATCAATGGTGAAGTCATCATTTGCATCCAAAATGGAGAGAGTGACTGCAGAATTTTCTCCATAATCAGGATCAGTTACAGTGATTAGTCCTACTGTGCCATGTCTTGGAAGGTTTTCTGGGACATAGAAGTTGTACTCATTGTGAGTGAAAATTGGACTGTTGTCATTCTGATCAAGAACAGTCACTAAGACTGTGGCATTGGTTATTAAAGGTGGCATCCCATTATCTTTTGCCAGAACTGTGAATGaatatttttcctgcttttctctaTCCAGTTTCTTCACTGCAGTCAGAATGCCTGTACGACGATCCAGGTTGAATTCGGATGGGGCATCAATGCCAAGCAGGTAGTTTATCTCAGCATTATGCCCTGTGTCTGCATCTGTTGCACTTATTTTTGTCAACTGGGTGCCAGGAGAGTTATTCTCAGGAACAGAAAGACTTATGAAAGGCTGAGTGAAAACTGGAGTGTTGTCATTTTCATCTTTTACTTTGATGAGGAGCATGGATGATTGATTCAAAGGAGGTTTGCCAGCATCTGCAGCCAGTAATTTAATGGCATATTCTCTTGTGGACTCATAGTCAAGATATGCAGCAGTCTCTAGGAGGAACTGATTACTGAATACTGGCCTCAACCTGAAAGGGACTTCATGATCTGTAAAGCACGTCACCCTACCATTATGGTCAGCATCCTTATCTGTCACAGTTATGAGAGCAATTTTGGTGTTGAGTGGAGCATTTTCTGAAAGAACCACAGTGCCATTGATTGGATTGATGATATATCTTATGTCAATTGATGGGACATTATCATTGACATCTGTAACATTTACTAGCACCATTGCTCTTGCTGGTATCAATCCACCATCACTTGCCAAAACCAGTAACCTGTGGTTTGGTGATTCCTCTCTATCCAGTGGTTCTTTGATTGTGATAAGTCCAGTGGTGGAGTTGAGATGAAATAGTCTCTTGGCCATGTTAGAGACTAGATTGCTGAAATGGAAGTGAATCCTGGCATTTTCACCTATGTCGGCATCTGTGGCATGAAGTTGTGTCACTGAAGTACCTACAGGAGCATTTTCCGGTATACTGACTTCAATCTCATTCTCCTTGAAGACTGGGCGGTTATCGTTTGTATCAGCAACACTCACTTGCAAAATGGCAGTACTGGATCTTTGAGGAAAGCCACCATCTTCAACCTTTACTTTCATTACATATGTATCTTTTTCTTCCCTATCTAACTCTTTTTGAACTATCAGTTGTGGCATCTTCTCTCCTTCTGGTGTTTCAATAACATCAAGCCCAAAAATACTTTGACCCTGGAAAGCATAGAAGGAAACATTTTAGCTTATATTATTTAATGAGACCAGTTTTCAATTCCTTGAAGTCATAGGACATAGACTCAACTCAGAAATAAGTGCCAGAGACTTGAGTTCTAAGTCCCAACTTCGTTTGTAACTAATATTGTCACCACAAACAAGATGCTTAACATCTCTACACATTTGTGAAATTAGAGTTGTGCTAGAAGatattctaagtgcttttcaGGTCATAGCATTTTATGGTGATAAATGTAACATTTATATGAACTATTAAAGATTTCAAAAGGAAGAAgtatgtagaattttaaaaagaattatcgCTAAGTTTCACACGGTGAATGAACTTATAAGTGAATTAACAATGGTTActccaaatgaattaaaatatctcACTGTAGATTTCAGTTGTCTAGGACACATTTTCACCACCAGAAGTAACAATCAAGTATAAAATATTCATCCAAGACAAAAGTGCATATATCACATCTAATAAATACAGCTAATAACTTTGGCAGAGGGAGAAAATATGCAAACTCTGATAAGAATAAAACATTGTGTAAAATacacagactttcttttttttcccctatggaAACAGGTGTTAAAGATGaaattttggggaattccctcgcagtccagtggttaggactcgatgATTTCACTgacagggcccaggttcaatccctggtcggagaactaagatcctgcaagctgtgaggccttgccaaaaaaaaaaaaaaagaaagaaagattttcttGGAGATTAACAGAACAATGTTATttaacttctaattttttttaatgagcatgcACAATGGACTGAAACTAACATGCGAAAATGTCAAATTGGAAAATATAGCTATAAGAACAGtacctatattttctttatgCCTATAAAGTCAGATTATGAGAATGTTTAAAATCAGTTTCCTCCGGTTCTGGCTTCCCTCAAAACCCTCAAGGAACTGATTCAATTAatagaaaactgtaaaattcttAAAGTGCTTGGGCTCTCTTAAGTGCTATTGTTTATCAGGGCACAGATGGTCTCATACTCTCAATTCTTTAAAATAGTcaaataattttgataaagtccaatttatcaatagaaaaaaaaatttaaagtcccTTCTCTGAACTACAATAAGATGAGCCCTACACACATAGACAATGATCTTGATAGCTAATTGAGGAATAGCATTGACTAGCTCTCAGGGGCAGTTCTAGCCAGTGTTACCTGTAGCACTTTGATAGAAATTAATAAGATAGAAATGTACTGGAGACTGTGAAGATCAGAAGATTTTAAGATTCTTAGTACATGGGTGATTTATGAACCCTTACGTACACAtgtacacgtgcacacacacacacacacacacacacacacacacacacatataaccaTACACTACAATTTTAATTCTCCAATATAGTTTTTAACATAAAAGTTGCTGACATGTGCTGAAGATCAGTTATTGAGATCTCCTCTATGTGCTCTGTCCTGAAAGAACAGGATAGCATCTGAGGGTTTTTTCTCATTGTTCTGTCATACCAGTGTCTAAAATAAGATCCTAAATGTTAGAAACCAATGAACGATATCAGGTTTTCAGGGACCACTAGAATATATGGTGAGATTATATGGTCATATTATCTTTTATAACTTATCAAAGCATTATAATTGCTTACATAAAATTTAGTATAATACTTAAGTACAACTACATATTTCCTCATGAATTGCTTGAAGACATTTCGgcattttttggatttttttgtgtgtttatattcACTTACTCTTTTATTCAAATCCAGACCATAATATGTCTTGATGGGagaattaaatgtttattatgaaatttaagatggcatttcagaaatattaatgaaaatcaTCAGTTTGCttcaatgtaatttaaaaaagttCCTACGAGGTAACCAATGTGTATTAATCTTGGttttaattcataaaataaaatgagcattctattaatattttacttGTATAAACCAATAAACAATTTGCCTTTTCTTTgccaaggaaaatatttttcatgtaataTCTATCTACAAGTGTGAAAAATTAGCAaatctattttaagaaaaaaaagaattttaccacaattatattaaatatacatacaatatttACTATTATAATTTGATTTAGTAAACTTAGTGattaatgataattttatttttgtaatgataTTTCAAAAGGCTTTTAGGAAGGTTCAAATCTGGAATGTCTCATCTATGGGTAGAAAAAATAGCTTCTGAATTGAACTTCACAGAAATCCATGGCATTTAATACAATTTTGTTAATTCTTGGCATGCCAATATTCAGTGGCTAATATGGTCACAGTGttcttctaggcactggggatatggtggtaaataaaaatattttgctaatgtaatggaaattaaattttAGCTAAGATGAGGAAAAATCAATAGCAATCTAAGTATCTACTGGATGTTGATACTAATAGATTTATGttaattgaaaataattacatttttaataaggACTATAAAAGTAGATTATAAAGAATTATTAGAGGTTATATAAGGGGGAACTAGCATATATAATATAGCCAAAAAACAACAAGTAAATATCTTAAGTTCTTGAGTTTCAGACTCAATTATCCAATTTATGACTATAATACATCTAGGGAAAAGAATAcgttagttttaatttttaattttattcatttatgtttatgtgttttgtgtttgtatATTTCGAGTTTATTAATATGTGTTTGCCTGAACTTTGCATTGACCTTTGCTTTCCCAAGCAAATGAATGCAGGGTTATGTCAGTTGAAAAACCCAAGAACAGCATGTTTGctgtccttaattttttttatgtgATGAGACAGTAACATTAAAAGatagatttttcaaattttcaaaatgataatGAGATATACATGCCAGATAATGGACAATGTCCATATTGCTCTTCTGTCTGCTATGACTGCTGTGTCCAATATGACAGCAATTAGTCACAagtatttacatttacattttaattaattataattagataaaataaaaaaaatcagtacatcAGTCTCACTAGCCATATTTCAGTTCTTATAGATACATCTGAGTAGTGGCTACtgcattggacagcacagatatagaacTTGTCCATTactacagaaagttctattgcaCTGGACTGTTCTAAgatgttacatttttctttaataaaaatctaTGTTCAGGTCAAGTGATGTTGTGCATACCACCCCCGCTCAGATATTTAGAACTCTACAAATGACTTACtactttacatatttaaatttcaGAGTGGGCATGAAGATGGTGGAAAAGTAAGACGAGGAGATCACCTTCccccccacaaatatatcagaaataatctacatgtggaacaactcatatagaacacctactgaacactggcagaagacctcagacctcccaaaaggcaagaaactccccacgtacctgggtagggcaaaagaaaaaagaaaaaactgagacaaaagaatagggatgggacctgcaccagtgggagggagctgtgaaggaggaaaggtttccacacactagaagcaccTTCGCGgacagagactgcgggtggaggggggaagcttcagagccaggaggagagcacagcaacagaggtgtggagggcaaagctgagagattcccgcacagaggatcggtgccgaacagcactcaccagcccaagagactTGTCTCCTCACCtgccgggatgggtgggggctgggagctgaggatccAGCTTtggtcggatcacagggagaggactggggttggtgccgtgaacacagcctgaagggggttagtgcaccacagctacatGGGAGGTAGTCTTGAAAAAGGTCTGgaactgctgaagaggcaagagactttttcttgcctctttatttcctggtgcacgaggagaggggattaagagcactgctcaAAGGAGCtcgagacgggcgcgagccgcagctatcagcttggactccagagacgggcatgagtcctaaggctgctgctgcagccaccaagaagcctgtgtgcaagcacaggtcactaaccacacctccacccccaagagcctgtgcagcctgccactgacagggtcccatgatccagtgacaccttccccaggagaacacacgacATGCCTCAGGCTGGCGCAACATCATGCCAggctctgccgctgcaggctcaccccgcactccgtgcccctccctgccccccggcctgagtgagcctgaGCCacggaatcagctgctcctttaaccccgtcctgtcagaGAAATACAGttaccctcaggcaacctacacgcagaggcagagccaaacccaaagctgagccccgggagctatgcagacaaagaagagaaagggaaatctctcttagcagcctcaggagcagctgattaaatctccacaatcaacttgatgtactctgcatccatggaatacctgaatagacaacaaatcatcccaaattgaggaggtggaatttgggaacaactatatatatatatatattttttttttccccttttccgctttttgtgagtgtgtacacgtatgcttctgtgtgattttgtccgtatacctttgtttttaccatttgtcctagggttctgtctgaaagtttttatttttgtttttgtttttagtatagttttcagtgcatgttatcattagtggatttgttttttggtttggctgttctcttctttctttcttttttcttaatcactttaaattttttaacaattatttttaatttttttaaaataacttttaaatttaatttaattttatcttttgctttctttctttcttttttctcccttttattctgagctgtgtggatggcaggctcttggtgctccagccaggtgtcaggactgtgcctctgaagtgtgagagccaagttcaagaaattggtccaccagaggcctcccagctccatgtaatagcaAACAgtgaaaacctcccagagatctccatctcaatgccaagacacagctccactcgatcaccagcaagctacagtgctagacaccctatgccaaacaattaacaagacaggagcacaaaaccacccagtagcagagaggctgcctaaaatcataataagatcacagacaccctaaaacacaccaccaggcatggacctgcccaccagaaagacaagatccagcctcctcCACAAGATCACGGG
This genomic interval carries:
- the PCDH11X gene encoding protocadherin-11 X-linked isoform X5, which gives rise to MDLLSGTYIFAVLLACVVFQSGAQEKNYTIREEMPENVLIGDLLKDLNLSLIPDKSLTTPMQFKLVYKTGDVPLIRIEEGTGEIFTTGARIDREKLCAGVLVDTRCFYEVEVAVLPDEIFRLVKIRFLIEDINDNAPLFPATVINISIPENSAINSRYALPAAIDPDIGINGVQNYQLIKGQSIFGLDVIETPEGEKMPQLIVQKELDREEKDTYVMKVKVEDGGFPQRSSTAILQVSVADTNDNRPVFKENEIEVSIPENAPVGTSVTQLHATDADIGENARIHFHFSNLVSNMAKRLFHLNSTTGLITIKEPLDREESPNHRLLVLASDGGLIPARAMVLVNVTDVNDNVPSIDIRYIINPINGTVVLSENAPLNTKIALITVTDKDADHNGRVTCFTDHEVPFRLRPVFSNQFLLETAAYLDYESTREYAIKLLAADAGKPPLNQSSMLLIKVKDENDNTPVFTQPFISLSVPENNSPGTQLTKISATDADTGHNAEINYLLGIDAPSEFNLDRRTGILTAVKKLDREKQEKYSFTVLAKDNGMPPLITNATVLVTVLDQNDNSPIFTHNEYNFYVPENLPRHGTVGLITVTDPDYGENSAVTLSILDANDDFTIDPQTGVIQPNISFDREKKESYTFYVKAEDGGRVSRSSTAKVTINVVDVNDNKPVFVVPSSNYSFELVLPSTNPGTVVFTVVAIDNDTGMNAELHYSIVGGNTKGLFMIDQTTGNITLKEKCVLADLGLHKLVVKAKDLGQPDSLFNVVNVNLFVNESVTNATLIYELVRKNIETPVTQNIETADTSSPSSDYVKIVVAIVAGTITVILVIFITAVVRCRQSPHLKAAQKNKQNSEWVTPNPENRQMIMMKKKKKKKKKKKHTPKNLLLNFVTIEETKEDDADNDGNSVTLDLPIELEEQTVGKYNWGTTPTTFKPDSPDLARHYKSASPQPAFQIQPETPLNSKHHIIQELPLDNTFVGCDSISKCSSSSSDPYSVSECSYPVTTFKTPVSVHTRPIYYPGSKGHKRKSEGKKAGKSQRHVTFHLPEGSQESSSDGGLGDHDTGSLLSTSHALPLGYPQEEYFDHAAPNNRTEGDGNSDPESTFNPGLKKAAEITVQPTVEEASDNCTQECLILGHSDACWMPASLTHSSPLQAQTSALYHSLPLTQTTLRRRNPPVTQTIALCHSPPVTQAIALCHSPPPAQTSTLHHSPPLAQATALRHSPPPAQASALRYSPPLAQAATIHCSPPLPQVAALHRSPAQPPMDLQQGWGQGAGPDGLLSLDQRAQGSTRSQFYAMSERLHPSDDSIKVIPLTTFTPGQQARPSRGDSPIMEEHPL